From a single Clupea harengus chromosome 24, Ch_v2.0.2, whole genome shotgun sequence genomic region:
- the LOC105893681 gene encoding gastrula zinc finger protein XlCGF17.1-like, which yields MEADNGREDSSPHEREQDGQKKRKPCSRRMSLAELGSPKTDQGEGSYDCSLRGESFSQPLDLACHQKTHTGEKSQHCSECGNIFSCLSKLKRHQRIHSRGKPHECQQCGKSFSQSGKLTTHLRTHTGERPYHCSECGKTFTESGNLKSHQRIHTGEKLYPCSECGKTFTTSGHLKRHQRVHTGEKPYPCSECGKTFTTSGSLKGHQRVHTGEKPYPCSECGKTFTTSGNLQSHQRVHTGEKPYPCSECGKTFTTSGSLQTHQRVHTGEKPYPCSECGKTFTTSGSLQTHQRVHTGEKPYPCSECGKCFSQPSGLKIHQQRHNVALVRPSPSAQSPVPPKDPSTLQVPLKVLTIQLVDCRHVLGRNSTLTLL from the exons ATGGAGGCCGACAACGGGCGTGAAGACTCCTCGCCACACGAGAGGGAGCAAGATGGACAGAAAAAGCGCAAACCCTGCTCACGTAGAATGAGTTTGGCTGAGTTAGGATCCCCTAAAACAGATCAGGGAGAGGGTTCCTATGACTGCTCCCTGCGTGGGGAAAGTTTCTCCCAGCCATTGGATCTTGCTTGCCATCAGAAAACTCATACTGGAGAGAAGTCTCAGCACTGCTCAGAGTGTGGGAACATTTTTTCCTGCTTGTCCAAGTTGAAACGACACCAGAGAATCCACTCCAGAGGGAAGCCTCATGAATGCCAACAGTGTGGGAAAAGCTTTTCTCAGAGTGGCAAACTCACGACCCACCTTaggacacacactggagaaagGCCTTATCATTGCTCTGAGTGTGGGAAGACTTTCACTGAATCTGGCAATCTTAAAAGTCACCAGAGAATACATACTGGAGAGAAGCTATATCCCTGCTCCGAATGTGGAAAGACTTTCACTACATCTGGCCATCTTAAAAGGCACCAGAGAGTacatactggagagaagccatatccCTGCTCTGAGTGTGGGAAGACTTTCACTACATCTGGcagtcttaaagggcaccagAGAGTacatactggagagaagccatatccCTGCTCTGAGTGTGGGAAGACTTTCACTACATCTGGCAATCTTCAAAGTCACCAGAgagtacacactggagagaagccgtATCCCTGCTCTGAGTGTGGGAAGACTTTCACTACATCTGGCAGTCTTCAAACTCACCAGAGAGTacatactggagagaagccatatccCTGCTCTGAGTGTGGCAAGACTTTCACTACATCTGGCAGTCTTCAAACTCACCAGAGAGTacatactggagagaagccatatccCTGCTCCGAATGTGGAAAGTGTTTTTCCCAGCCTAGCGGACTTAAAATCCACCAGCAACGTCATAATG tAGCCCTTGTCCGACCATCTCCTTCTGCACAGTCTCCTGTTCCTCCCAAGGACCCCTCAACACTGCAAGTACCATTGAAGGTTCTGACAATACAGCTGGTGGACTGCCGCCATGTACTGGGACGGAATAGCACATTGACACTACTCTGA